In a single window of the candidate division WOR-3 bacterium genome:
- a CDS encoding flavin reductase family protein: MDKDITKDTTKLLSVFPAFPTVLISSEENIITVTLIHIFSFKPYLIGIGIKPERYSHGLIKESKEFVVNIPTNEILPAVIFCGTKSGREYDKFKETGLTKERSLEVRCASIKECPVNLECAVVEELPVGDRTWFVGEVLEGRIAPNYNPEKMLLYWRGVYRLVGEPLK, translated from the coding sequence ATGGATAAAGATATTACCAAGGATACCACGAAACTTTTAAGTGTATTTCCGGCGTTTCCTACGGTGCTAATATCAAGTGAAGAAAATATAATTACGGTAACATTAATTCATATCTTTTCGTTTAAACCCTATCTAATTGGCATTGGAATTAAACCAGAAAGATACTCCCATGGCCTAATCAAAGAAAGTAAAGAATTTGTGGTGAATATTCCCACAAATGAGATTCTTCCCGCGGTTATTTTCTGTGGCACCAAATCTGGCCGCGAGTATGATAAGTTTAAAGAGACGGGTTTAACTAAAGAACGTTCGCTTGAGGTCCGATGTGCCAGTATCAAAGAATGTCCGGTAAATCTCGAATGCGCTGTAGTAGAAGAACTTCCAGTTGGTGACCGCACCTGGTTTGTGGGCGAGGTACTGGAAGGCAGAATTGCCCCTAACTATAATCCGGAAAAGATGCTTCTTTATTGGCGTGGTGTATACCGGTTAGTTGGCGAACCGTTGAAATAA
- a CDS encoding BamA/TamA family outer membrane protein, with protein sequence MKSSYLAYLLLGIFCVFSLASAQYYFSKNKVQYDDLSFKTYDTEHFTIYFTDGGEILLEFASRYAEEFYKKLAVDLGFSIKSKIPLIIYNSHNQFAQTNIILDIIEEAVGGFSELFKNRVVVPFDGSYENFRRVIEHEITHIFEFEMFYRARLLNLLTTLSDFNVPLWVMEGFSEFLSNEGSYNVEHETFLRDLILHNRFVSLDRLTDDMGYINYRLGQAFFDYVSQKYDRKKVFDFMQVLRNKRNLTQTFRTCFGLEISEFSEQLEEHLKIKYYPQITKRDNFLKIAKVLVDHKKDNSTYNAFPVISPSGTKIALVSDRSGYSDVYVISAIDGRVLKKLLKGERSGGFEAFSLLRPAIAWFPDEKALVVVTKSQGKNELVIVSYPRGRVLKRLRFPLDALTTPAVSPDGSKIVFVGIKNGFADIYLTEINQANLIRLTYDYYDDRDPSFSPDGKKIVFVSDRPRTLNWQVGAYRIFELELTGFVSSQNSLYNIAPKIKEIPNLKSGSYFRPILTKDNKYLLFGAADSANNIYLYSIPEAKLIARTDFAGSVQYFSLDTSGSRLVFSYFQNLGWNIGLIDEPIKNLPEITSDYMPVSQNYYEFEPTGVENSKVVPYQFNLTSDYAVGQASYSTGSGFSGQIAVSLSDVLGNHQFYLVSDLYQNIVNSEFLFNYWYLPKRTDLALALFQYFEYPVISESYVHLRRNRGVGIFLSYPFDKFSRIELGNINYLSYNETYRRIGNYWYPDENYRELMVLADEAFVYDNTIWNNWGPAQGTRFRLEGYQTLPLASRRFFTIYGDFRNYIRLTPRYIFATRFFNILSFGRDKENFAIGGELIRGYEYYEFYDQPSNILGFANLELRHPLIDKLKLAFPIPLELSNIRGVTFLDLGYIYNPQFVVYERGKGFKDLKIGAGFGLRIQISYFILKIDFAKPLSTTNNRHWKWYLSLGTDF encoded by the coding sequence ATGAAAAGCTCTTATTTGGCATATCTTCTTTTGGGTATCTTTTGTGTATTTTCGCTTGCCTCGGCTCAATACTATTTTAGTAAGAATAAGGTCCAATATGATGATCTTTCCTTTAAGACCTATGACACTGAGCATTTTACCATATATTTTACTGATGGTGGCGAGATTCTTTTAGAGTTTGCCAGCCGGTATGCTGAAGAATTTTATAAAAAACTGGCCGTAGATTTAGGATTCTCAATTAAAAGTAAGATTCCGTTAATAATCTATAACTCGCATAATCAGTTTGCCCAAACTAATATTATTTTAGACATTATTGAAGAAGCGGTGGGGGGCTTTTCGGAATTATTTAAGAATCGAGTAGTGGTACCATTTGATGGTTCGTATGAGAATTTCCGACGGGTGATCGAGCATGAGATCACTCATATATTTGAATTTGAGATGTTTTATCGGGCCCGACTTCTTAACCTTCTTACCACGTTATCTGACTTTAACGTGCCATTATGGGTGATGGAGGGGTTTTCAGAATTTCTTTCAAATGAAGGCTCATATAATGTGGAACACGAGACATTTCTGCGCGATCTGATTCTACACAACCGTTTTGTATCCCTAGACCGCTTAACAGATGATATGGGCTATATCAACTATCGGCTGGGCCAAGCCTTTTTTGATTACGTGAGCCAGAAATACGACCGCAAAAAGGTTTTTGACTTTATGCAGGTGCTGCGAAACAAACGAAATCTTACGCAGACCTTTCGCACTTGTTTTGGTCTAGAGATTAGCGAATTTTCTGAACAATTAGAAGAACACTTAAAAATAAAATATTACCCGCAAATTACCAAACGAGATAATTTCTTAAAAATTGCCAAAGTACTTGTTGACCACAAGAAAGACAATTCAACATATAATGCCTTTCCGGTAATTTCGCCATCGGGGACGAAGATCGCGCTGGTTTCGGATCGTAGTGGTTATAGTGATGTCTATGTAATTTCGGCAATCGATGGCCGGGTTTTAAAGAAATTACTTAAAGGCGAACGCAGTGGCGGTTTTGAAGCGTTTTCCCTGCTGAGGCCGGCAATTGCTTGGTTTCCTGACGAAAAAGCGTTGGTGGTTGTGACCAAAAGTCAGGGCAAAAATGAGCTAGTAATTGTTAGCTATCCACGGGGCCGGGTATTAAAACGACTTCGATTTCCCTTAGATGCGCTAACTACACCGGCGGTTTCGCCGGACGGCAGTAAAATCGTTTTTGTGGGCATCAAAAATGGTTTTGCTGATATTTACCTGACAGAGATTAATCAAGCAAATCTTATTCGGTTGACCTACGACTACTATGATGATCGTGATCCGAGCTTTAGTCCAGATGGCAAAAAGATTGTTTTCGTTTCTGATCGGCCCCGAACATTAAACTGGCAAGTTGGCGCCTATCGGATTTTTGAATTAGAGCTTACCGGATTTGTCTCTAGTCAAAATTCTTTATACAATATAGCGCCCAAGATAAAAGAAATTCCTAATCTAAAATCTGGTAGCTATTTTCGACCAATTTTGACCAAAGATAACAAGTATTTACTGTTTGGAGCAGCTGATTCTGCAAATAATATATACCTGTACTCGATCCCGGAAGCTAAGCTGATTGCCCGAACTGACTTTGCTGGTAGTGTTCAATATTTCTCGCTTGACACTTCTGGCAGCCGATTAGTATTTAGCTATTTTCAAAATCTTGGCTGGAACATCGGATTGATTGACGAGCCCATTAAAAATCTTCCGGAAATTACCAGTGACTATATGCCGGTTTCCCAAAATTACTACGAATTTGAACCAACCGGAGTTGAGAATAGTAAAGTTGTGCCGTATCAGTTTAATTTAACTTCAGATTATGCGGTTGGCCAAGCATCTTATTCTACGGGCAGTGGCTTCAGCGGTCAAATTGCAGTAAGTTTAAGCGATGTGTTAGGTAATCACCAGTTTTATTTAGTAAGTGATTTATATCAAAATATCGTTAATTCCGAATTTCTATTTAATTACTGGTATCTACCCAAACGGACCGACTTGGCGTTGGCTCTATTCCAATACTTTGAATATCCAGTAATTTCAGAAAGCTATGTTCATCTGCGGCGGAATCGCGGTGTCGGTATTTTCTTATCCTACCCTTTTGATAAATTTAGTCGAATTGAACTGGGTAATATTAATTACCTGAGTTATAATGAAACATACCGGCGAATTGGTAATTATTGGTATCCGGACGAAAATTATCGAGAACTTATGGTTCTAGCTGACGAGGCCTTTGTTTACGATAATACAATCTGGAATAACTGGGGGCCGGCTCAGGGGACAAGATTTCGACTTGAAGGTTATCAAACGCTACCCCTAGCTAGCCGGCGCTTTTTTACAATCTATGGTGACTTTAGAAACTACATTCGGCTTACTCCACGATATATTTTTGCCACCAGGTTTTTTAATATCTTAAGTTTCGGGCGCGATAAAGAAAACTTCGCGATTGGTGGAGAGCTAATCAGGGGCTATGAGTATTACGAATTTTATGATCAACCGAGCAATATTTTAGGTTTTGCTAATTTAGAACTACGCCACCCCTTGATCGATAAGTTAAAATTGGCGTTTCCAATTCCTTTAGAATTGTCGAATATTCGGGGAGTGACCTTCTTGGATTTAGGTTATATATATAACCCGCAATTTGTTGTTTATGAGCGTGGTAAGGGCTTTAAGGACTTAAAAATTGGCGCCGGTTTTGGATTACGTATTCAGATTTCATACTTTATATTAAAAATAGACTTTGCCAAACCACTCTCGACAACTAACAATCGCCATTGGAAATGGTATCTAAGCTTAGGAACCGATTTTTAG